Within the Tessaracoccus flavescens genome, the region ACGGCGACCACGAGATCGGCCGAGGAGAGGTCGGCAGCGCTCACCCGACGCGCGCGGTGCCCGGAGGCGTCGTAGCCATGGGCCGTCAGCGTGCGCACCGCGCGCCGGTCGATCGGGTTGCCGGACTCCTCGGATGAGATGCCGAAGCTCTCGACGTCGACATCGAGTCCACGCTCCTCTGACTCGCGACGAGCCACGCGTTCGGCCATGGGAGAGCGGCAGATGTTGCCCCAGCACACGAAAACGAGCTTTGCCATTGCGCCAGCCTAGCCAGACGGGTCCGCACCACCGGTGAGGGCGCGAGCGACCCGTCGCGAGGAGCCGTCCGACACCTCTGGTCGCGCACCCTTGCGACCCCACCGCCCACTTTCGTGCACAGGGGGCCGCTGCGCTCGGCAACTCGGTTGAGACCCAGGTAGGATCCGATCAAGCAGAGGAAGGTGGCAGGTTAGGACCATGCAGATCTTGGTGGTGGACGACGATCAGGCCGTGCGCGACTCGCTCGCCCGTTCCCTGACGTATTCCGGCGACGATGTCCAGACCGCCACCAACGGTGTGGAGGCGCTGGCGAAGCTCGTCGGCTACACACCGGACGCGATCATCATGGACGTGATGATGCCGCGCATGGACGGCCTTGAGACCACCCGCATGCTCCGCGAGGGCGGCAACGACGTCCCGATCCTCATCCTGACCGCTCGCGACGCCGTCGGTGACCGGGTCGACGGGCTCGACGCCGGGGCCGACGACTACATGGTCAAGCCGTTCGCGCTCGACGAGCTGCTCGCCCGCCTCCGGGCGCTCACCCGACGCTCGAAGGCGAACCCCGAGGCCGAGTCGAAGGTGCTGACCTTCCAGGACGTGACGCTGGACACCCAGCACCGCGAGGTCACCCGCGACGGCCAGCACATCTCGCTGACCCGCACCGAGTTCGCGCTGCTCCAGGTGTTCATGGAGAACCCCCGACGCGTGATGGAGCGCAACACGCTGCTCAACGAGGTGTGGGGCTTCGAGTTCCCGACCACGGCGAACTCGCTCGAGGTCTACATCGGCTACCTCCGGCGCAAGACCGAGACAGGTGGCCGTCCCCGTCTGATCCACACCGTGCGCGGCATCGGCTACGTCCTGCGTGAAACACCCCCGTGATCTACAGCTGGTGGATCCGGATACTCCGAGCCATCGGCCGGCTTGTCAGCGGCCAGTCACTGCAGTGGCGACTCGCGCTGCTGACCGGCGCGAGCGTGGCCATCTCCGTCATGCTCGTCGGTGCGACCACGTTCACCGTCACCCGCTGGTCCCTGCTTGATCAGCTCGACCGCGAGCTGGTCGAGGTGGCCCAGACGGCGACCTCCTCAGTCGCGGCCGACTACGCGGACATGGGCGGGCTCTCCGCCGGCCTGCTCGCCGCCTCCAACGGCCTGCTCGCCGTCGTCGGGGCGGACGGCACCGTCGAACAACTGCCCGGTCAGGACCGCGACCTGCCTCCCGGCAACGAGGAGATCAAGGTCGCAAGACTGCAGGTGGGCTCCTCGGCGCGCACCATCGAGGGCAACGGCGTGACCTACCGCGCGGTCGCCGTCCCGATGCGGCTCAACGATGGCACCCCCGTCGCAGTGATGTTCGCACGACCGATGTCCGGCCTCGAGTCGACGCTCGGGTCGCTGTGGGTGGTCCTGCTGATCGCGGGCGGCCTGGGCGTCCTGACCGCGACCCTCGCCGCCCTGTGGACCGCACGCGCGGTGCTCGCACCGGTGCGCCGCCTGTCCCAGGCCGTGAAGTCGGTCACCCAGACAGATGAGCTCAACCCCATCCGGATCTACGGTCGCGACGATCTCGGCGAGCTGACCCAGTTGTTCAACACGATGCTGCGCTCGCTCGCGCAGTCAAGGGAGCAGCAGCGCCAGCTGATCGCCGACGCCGGGCATGAGTTGCGCACCCCGCTCACCTCCATGCGCACCAACGTCGAGCTGCTCCTCGCCGACGACAGCACAGGCATGCTGCCGCCGGGCGCACGCACCGAGGTGCTCGGTGACGTCGCGGCCCAGCTTGGCGAGTTCTCGGCCCTAGTGGGCGACCTGGTCGCGCTGACCCGCGACGACCACCTGCAGCGGCCGCACGAGCTCGTCGACCTGGCCGACGTCACCGTCGCCGCGATCGAGCGGGCCAAGCGTCGCGGTCCGGGCATCGAGTTCGATGCGAAGCTCGAGCCGACCCCCATCATGGGCGACCCCTCCACCCTCGAGCGCGCCATCACGAACCTGCTCGACAACGCGGTCAAGTTCTCGCCGCAGGACGGCACCATCCGGATCCATCTGAGCGAGGGGTCGCTGGTCATCATCGACGAGGGGCCGGGCATCGACGAGGCCGACCTGCCCAACGTCTTCGACCGCTTCTACCGCTCCGACAAGGCACGCAACACGCCCGGAACGGGCCTCGGGCTCGCCATCGTCGCGCACACAGCAGAGGTGCACGGCGGGTCCGTCAAGGCCGACAACGAGCCAGGGGCCGGCGCCCGCTTCACGCTCCGGCTCCCGGTGCTCGAGCCGCTCGACGACCCGTTCCTCATCTGAGGTCACGCCAAGAACGTTCCTGAGCCGGGAATATCGGTATTTATCTGTAGTTCCAGGTAATTGACGAGAGTGAATCTCATGACGCGCACAGGACGGGTGGCCATCGCCCGCAGGTTCGGACCCCCGAGGTCACCACCATCGAGGACCACCCGAGTCCGGCACTCGGTCGCGGGCAGGTGCGGGTCGCCCGCGCCGGCGGCCTCAACCCGGTCAACGCACGCCGCCGCGCGGGCACCTTCCCCGCCAACGCGCCGCTCGCGCTCGGCTCGGAGTTCTCCGGAACCGTGCTCGAGTCGACCGACCCGCGGTGGAAGCCGGGCGACGTCTCCTGGTTCAGCGCCACCAGCGTCGGAGGCGTGCCAGACGGCCATGACGGCGCTCAAGGACGTTCCCCTGAACGCGGGAGACACGATCGTCGTGCACGGCGCCTCCGGCGGCATGCTGGTGCAGCTCGCGGTTGCCCGCTGCATCACCGTCATCGCCACGGCGAGCGAGCCCAACCACGAGTACCTGCGTTGGCTCGGGGCCGTCCCGGTCGCCTACAGGTCATGATCCCGTGGAGCACGGAGAAGGTCGCGGCGATAAAGCCCATCATGAGGACGAACCTGGTCTGGAAATCGAGGTCGAGAGCGGGCGCGAGCAGCAGTCCGGAGGCATACCCGGCCACCACCCCATCCCCGACGAGGCAAGGCTCGATGAAGTCCATGTGCACGCGGGGGAGAAACACTTGGCGGGGATCTCGCCGTGGCTGCGGTGCGAGCCGAACAGGGTGACGGGCGTCACGACCAACCCGACCATCCTCAGGGCCGAGGGCAAGATCGACTTCTACGCACACCTGCGTCGGATCCGGGAAATCATCGGCGCCGACCGCACGCTCCACGTGCAGGTGCTCGCCAAGGACACCCGGGGGGTGATCGACGACGCGCACCGCCTCCTCGACAAGATCGACGGCAACGTCTACCCCAAGATCCCGACGACCGAGGCCGGCATCGCCGCGATGCGCCAGCTCAAGCAGCAGGGCGCGAAGGTGACGGCCACCGCCATCTACTCCAAGACCCCAGGGCTTCCTCGCAATCGCCACCGGCGTCGACTACCTGGCTCCGTACTACAACCGGATGCAGAGCCTCGACATCGACACCCGCGGCACGCTTGAGGTGCTCGCGGGCTTGATCAAGCGCTTCGACGCCCCCAGCAAGATCATGGCCGCGAGCTTCAAGAACGTCGCGCAGGTCTCTCACGCTCTTGAGTCGGGAGCCGACGCCGTGACCTTGTCGCCAGAACTGCTGCGTGCCGCGCTGTCGGCCCCCGACATCGACCGCGCGGTCGACGATTTCATCAAGGACTGGAAGTCCGTCTACGGCACGAGCCAACTGCCAGACTGATCGATCGTTACGCCCTGCCTCGCGCCGTCAGCCGTCGAGCCGCGCGAAGACGGGGTCCAGTTCAGCGGCGACGCTGGCGCTTGGGGTCCACGTCATCACCCGGTCACCATCTCGGAACTGGTAGCTGCCGTCGTCTTGTCGCTCGAGGGCGATCTGGTCACCCCACGCCGTGGACAGCACGACCCAGCGCATGGTGCCCATCTGGACCGCCTCCTCCTGCGTCGCCTTGGCGGCCTCCTCACCGATCCGGCGAGCGAGATCCTCAGACAGGTCCACCCATTTGGCGTCTGCGGGGGTCTCGCCGACGCAGGCAACGCCACCGACAGCGTCGCCCACTTTGCCCTGAATCAGGGAGTACTGCGCAGGAAGGCACATGTGGGGCAGGAACTCGAGCTCGGGACCCATCTCGGCGAGGTCAGCGCGCTGGGCTTTCCACAGGTCCACCATGGCGGCCACGAAGTCGCCGCTCTGCTTCTGGGTGTGGCCGTCGGTCAGTTCGCTGCACCCCTCTTCGGCACCCTTCACCACGGTGGTGGAGCCGTCGTCATATTCGAGCACCACCCTGACCACCGTGGAGTACTCGTACCCGCAATCCTTGTTGGCGCTGTCGAGGGCTGGCTGGTCGTTGAAGAAATCAAGAATCCGGTCGACGTCAGTGGTCAACGCGTCGACAGGACCAACGGTTCCCATCCCCTCCGGCGCGTCGCCGCAGAGCCAGGCCCGCACGGCGCCTCGGGTGAGCGGCTTGCCGCCCTCGCTGCTGTCAACCTGGCGGGCGCCCTCGTCGAAGCACGCCGCAGCCCCGAGTTGGGCTATTGCGGGCCCTAGGTCGGGCTGCGACGCCGTCTGGGCCGGCGGAGACGAGGGCGCCTCGGAGGGGGGCGGAGACGAGGTCGGGGTCGACGTCGGGCTGGGCGACGGCGACGGCGTCACGGCGGTGGGTGTCGGTGAGGCCGTCACTGCGGTGGGCTCCGGCGATGCAACCTGCGGGGAGTTGAACTGAGGGAGGT harbors:
- a CDS encoding low molecular weight protein-tyrosine-phosphatase, with translation MAKLVFVCWGNICRSPMAERVARRESEERGLDVDVESFGISSEESGNPIDRRAVRTLTAHGYDASGHRARRVSAADLSSADLVVAVEPFQVDRLKAMAPDANVALLNDFNPAKPKGEALVDPWYGDQAGFEETLEDVEAAVPGILDAVTERGSAT
- a CDS encoding response regulator transcription factor, giving the protein MQILVVDDDQAVRDSLARSLTYSGDDVQTATNGVEALAKLVGYTPDAIIMDVMMPRMDGLETTRMLREGGNDVPILILTARDAVGDRVDGLDAGADDYMVKPFALDELLARLRALTRRSKANPEAESKVLTFQDVTLDTQHREVTRDGQHISLTRTEFALLQVFMENPRRVMERNTLLNEVWGFEFPTTANSLEVYIGYLRRKTETGGRPRLIHTVRGIGYVLRETPP
- a CDS encoding sensor histidine kinase, which encodes MIYSWWIRILRAIGRLVSGQSLQWRLALLTGASVAISVMLVGATTFTVTRWSLLDQLDRELVEVAQTATSSVAADYADMGGLSAGLLAASNGLLAVVGADGTVEQLPGQDRDLPPGNEEIKVARLQVGSSARTIEGNGVTYRAVAVPMRLNDGTPVAVMFARPMSGLESTLGSLWVVLLIAGGLGVLTATLAALWTARAVLAPVRRLSQAVKSVTQTDELNPIRIYGRDDLGELTQLFNTMLRSLAQSREQQRQLIADAGHELRTPLTSMRTNVELLLADDSTGMLPPGARTEVLGDVAAQLGEFSALVGDLVALTRDDHLQRPHELVDLADVTVAAIERAKRRGPGIEFDAKLEPTPIMGDPSTLERAITNLLDNAVKFSPQDGTIRIHLSEGSLVIIDEGPGIDEADLPNVFDRFYRSDKARNTPGTGLGLAIVAHTAEVHGGSVKADNEPGAGARFTLRLPVLEPLDDPFLI
- a CDS encoding transaldolase family protein, encoding MEHGEGRGDKAHHEDEPGLEIEVESGREQQSGGIPGHHPIPDEARLDEVHVHAGEKHLAGISPWLRCEPNRVTGVTTNPTILRAEGKIDFYAHLRRIREIIGADRTLHVQVLAKDTRGVIDDAHRLLDKIDGNVYPKIPTTEAGIAAMRQLKQQGAKVTATAIYSKTPGLPRNRHRRRLPGSVLQPDAEPRHRHPRHA
- a CDS encoding transaldolase family protein, whose amino-acid sequence is MQSLDIDTRGTLEVLAGLIKRFDAPSKIMAASFKNVAQVSHALESGADAVTLSPELLRAALSAPDIDRAVDDFIKDWKSVYGTSQLPD